The Miscanthus floridulus cultivar M001 chromosome 6, ASM1932011v1, whole genome shotgun sequence genomic interval ttttagtCTATCGGATTATAGCCTCTGTTTATCTTCGTCGTCAAATCTGCGAACagactcaaagaaaaaaaaacacaacgCGACGCACCAGCACGTTACGTAGCAGCACATGACGCAGCAGTGCACCAGCACACGACGTGAGGTACAAATTCACAAAAAAACACATGACGCGTGACGCAGCAGTGCACCTCTCTGTATTTTgttcttccatagaaaaaaaatattttctatgATATATGATTTGTGAtatgtggatctgtgatcttgtgattgtctTAAGGTAGAAGAAGACTAGAGGTAGAAGGaggatggaggctgttggatcttaatcttagagtgtaaaaaaatcatgtgttgaaATTGTATAAAACACAAGTTTTTTTTGTGCTTTTGTGTCACTTCGGATGGTGACTTCTAAACGTGCAAGTGCAAGGCATGTCGAGTCACCTTGggcattcggtttaaaccgacaattcggtttaaaccgacaaTTCGGTTTTGTTTATTTGGTTTCATAAAAGTTCGGTTTTTAAGAATGAGAAGCCGATCGGTTAATTAGAGAATGCAACACCGTCCATTTCAGTTTCAGTTTCTTACTTCGGTTTTGCGGTTTAAACCGAGAAAACCGAGCCTACCTCCAGCCCTCGCAGTCGCTCGCATCCGCAACGCGCGGAGCTTCACCTGGAGTAGCAGATGCGCCGCCGGCTCCACCTTCCACTCGTACAGACCGCCGTCGCCTGCTCGCATCCGTGCGAtgcgccaccgccgtcgcctccCATCGCGCCGTGGAGCAGCCGCGCCGCGCAGCCACCGAGCACGCCTTCGCCTCGTGCCGCGCCCGTGCCGCCGCAGCTCGTAGTAGTCGCTTGTCCACACCTCACCTCGCCCGCCACCGCTTATGCGCTCGCTAGAACACCTCACAGTCGCGCCGCCGCTGGCTGGATTTAGGGTTTGGGATGGGGAGTCggatgggagagggagagaggccaGAGGGAGTCAGACGGGTCATGGGGGGACGGGGGAGAGGGGAGACTGTGAGAGGGAGAGGGCTAAGGCCTCACGGGCCTGCCTAGATAGGTACGTCGTGGGCCTTGGTGGGCTGCATCGGCCATCAAACATTGGGGAAGAGGAGACGGTCAGACGAACACGGAGATTGCTGCGAGCCTGACTTCGGTTCTGCGGTAGTTCGGTTCTGTTCAGGTCAGAAACCGACTCCTCAACCGAACACCGAAGTTCCTAGGATCCAAAACCGAAACCGAACTAAAAAACCGAACTACCGACTATTCGGTTCGGTTTTAGTTAGGTTCGGTTCGGTGTTCGGTTTTCGATGAAAAAGCGTCCAGGCTGAATGTCGAGTACTACTCCGTGCCGTAGTCTTTGCTTCAACCAAAGCATGATCTGTGGCACTGACATGTCTTCATATATCGTACTGATCCTTAGAATATGTTTATTAGTTTTCTTCGTCCACTCGTGATGTATAAAAAATAGTGTTCTAGCTAAGGCATTAAGCGATAGTCCCTCTTCAAACAACTAATAGCAGGATAAATTAGACTACAGGGGCTAAATTGTATATACGAATAAATAGCTTGACCGTCTAGTAGCTATATATATAAGGACATAACGGCAACTATGATGGGAGATTTCAAACCTTGTAAAAGATATATATTGTAGGTATCCTTTTTTACAAAAGTTTCGATGATTTCTCATAATCTATTGAGTAATTAGATGAGATATAGTAAAGAAATACTGGAAAATTATACTGTAGCATTATATATCAAATATGGTCCAAATATAGGCCAAACCACATGGCCCATCATGCCAAGATCCTAGTCATATAGCACGACACGACCCTCGTGTTCATATTATGCCGTTCTTTAGGGCCCTCAAATAACACAGTCCAAACCCTAGCTCTTCTTATATTATGTATACACAAGCATGTTTGCTTCGATTAGATCCTAAGAAGTTTATGGTTAACGGCGATGTCTGTGGTCGTTTCATCACTATGCTGGAGAgactaaaaagaataaaattcTAGTTTCTTCACAAGTCAAATAATTTTAAATTACACTAAATATAtggaaatattaatatttatgatatgtaATAAATATCACtcgattaattatgaaatatatttctaCTAAATATTTTTACAGATACAAATGTTGACATTATTTTTTAGAAGTTTATTCAAATTTGAGATTTTTTGACTTATGAGATTTCTATTTCTTTAATAGATGGAGTAATAAAATTCCCAGCTTTACGTACATCCTCGAACAATGTCACGACCTGATCCGTGCCATCGTGTCACCGAATCCTGTTCGCCAGAAACGTGGAAACGATTATATCATATGgcataaaaaaaaacttttttatTAAAGGGATAAAAATCCTAGCTTTGCGTACATCCTCGAACAATGGCACGACTGATCCCTTCGCGTGAATTAGGGCCATATTTTTACATGTCAGACTGTCATAGCTTAAGGCGGAAAACGTGCATCAGAGAAAGGTTTTTCCAAATCATTCTCGAACAAAACTAAAACTAGGGCGTTCGAAAACTTTTTTTCATGCCTTAATACAAAGACGTATAAACCTTTGCCGTAATCAAGAAAAAAAACAGTGAAGAAATAACATTCACGTCACGTACCTACAGTGCAAGCCCTCGTCACTGTCCAGTGTCCGCGCCAGTGCACCAcacaggagaggagaggaggcagGGGCACCGCCGGCTGGCTGCTGAAAGCGAAGCCGCGTCGAAGTGATGCACAGACAGGCACAGCGCAAGACCCACGAGGACACGGCACACGAGTCACGGCCAATAGTTTACGCAGGAAAACGACGGCGACGGACGACTCGTTGACACCTGACGGCCACCCCCGCCATGACTGGTGACTCAGCTCGCGACGAACCGAATCCGCAGCCACGTAGTCCCACTCCCACGACGGCAACTGCCAAAACTATACTGGAGTAGAAGGCAGTAGCCTGATCTTCGGGAGACCCCGGAAGGAAAGCCAAAGCGGCGGAACGAGCCAGACAGACGGATAGAGACCCACCTCTCCCGGAGTCCgtcctgctcccgcaccgcctTTCCGCCGAGTAACAAGGCAAGAATCCCGCGGCGAGGGTCGGCGATTCCGGATGGCCGCCGCGGCCGCAGCGTCCTCGGTGGTGAAGcgtgccgccgcagccgccggagCTTCCTCGCGGGGCCTGCTCCTCGCGCGCGCCTTCGCCTCGGgagttggcggcggcggcggcgagaaggCCAAGCGGGTGCTGGTGCCGGTGGCCGCCGGCACGGAGCCCATCGAGGCGGCGGCCACCGCCGACGTCCTCAACCGCGCCGGCGCGCGGGTCACCGTCGCCACCGCCGACCCGCCCGGGGACGACGGCCTCGTTGTGCAGGCCGCCTACGGCGTCAAGCTCGTCGCCGACAGCCGCGTCGCCGACCTGCAGGGGGAGTCCTTCGACCTCATCGCCCTGCCGGTGCATACGCGTCCCCCCTCCTTGGTCACTGTCACCATGCCGTCCGACAGTCTCGGCCCTGTCACGCACGCTCTCAGCTTGCCTCGCCCTCCTCTCCCGCATTTGCTTCCTCGCCGTTTCGCGCTGATGGTCAGTGGATAAATTTGTGTGCTGTAGGGAGGAATGCCTGGATCAGTTGGCCTCAGAGATTGCAAAGCGCTCGAGAAGATGGTCAAGACCCACGCCGAGAATGGGGGCCTCTACGGCGCCATCTGCGCTGCGCCGGCGGTGACGCTGGCTTATTGGGGCATGCTCAAAGGCTTAAAGGTGCGACATTGATCGGCATTCTGTCATTCTGTGCGGCGGTTCTGCTTGGAATTATGTACCGCGCTGAGAAACTGGCGGCCTGTTTTGTTATTCCAGGCGACCTGTTATCCGTCGTTCATGGAGAAGTTCACTGCAGAGGTGATCCCTGTGGACTCGAGGGTTGTGGTTGACAGAAATGCCGTCACCAGCCAGGGTCCAGGAACAGCGATCGAGTTTGGTCTTGCTTTGGTGGAGAAGCTGTATGGCAAAGAGAAGATGGAGGAGGTTGCTGGGCCTTTGGTAAGCTACATTACAAGCCATGACACTCATCTGTCTCTTTGCTATGTTAAGAACATGGGGATTCCAAATAGCTGATTGTATGCCTTAGTGGTTATTGTTCACAAGGAAGCTGAAATTTGCTAAATTTTATCTCTAGTTATTTTGTATCAAGCAATTGTGTTACTGATCTGTGGCTTCATCCAACAAGTTACAGTGTTGGCCACATTAGAATTTTGTTTAAATCTGACATGATCTACTACACAAGTACTTTCGTTA includes:
- the LOC136457486 gene encoding protein DJ-1 homolog A-like, whose product is MAAAAAASSVVKRAAAAAGASSRGLLLARAFASGVGGGGGEKAKRVLVPVAAGTEPIEAAATADVLNRAGARVTVATADPPGDDGLVVQAAYGVKLVADSRVADLQGESFDLIALPGGMPGSVGLRDCKALEKMVKTHAENGGLYGAICAAPAVTLAYWGMLKGLKATCYPSFMEKFTAEVIPVDSRVVVDRNAVTSQGPGTAIEFGLALVEKLYGKEKMEEVAGPLYLRPQHGAEYTIEELNSVEWKCGSTPQVLVPVANGSEEIEAVNLIDVLHRAGANVIVASVEEKLQIVTRRHKFNLIADMMLDEATEMQFDLIVMPGGLQGAQKFASTKKLVDLLKKQAESNKPYGAICASPAHVLQPHGLLKGKKATAFPPMLHLLTDQSACEHRVVVDGNLITSRAPGTATEFALAIVEKLFGRDKAVSIAKELIFM